Proteins co-encoded in one Vicinamibacterales bacterium genomic window:
- a CDS encoding aminotransferase class I/II-fold pyridoxal phosphate-dependent enzyme, which translates to MRIPTFEMERMQSTWENLVDYDMSESGVRPITLRELVEMGFDLDAAMDTPLGYSQSNGTLPLRELLTAIYPGATVDHIEVTNGTSEANYIVALSRLVAGDEVAMEVPNYMQLWGVPHSLQATINTFRLRPDRDWEPDWDEFERAVNPRTRLLYLSNPNNPSGAVLSDEAMRRIVRRCEEMNTLLLADEVYLGAEIEDDRTKSFWGMSDKVVVTSGLSKAYGIPGVRIGWIIGPPAFIATCWSQHDYLTIGPNKLSDLVARTAVSAANREKLYARTRALLNANLPIISEWAARFGGLLSFNRPRAGAMALVQYHADVPSLELCERIRKTQSTLIVPGSHVGLEGYLRLWYGGRQEYITEGFRRVGLVLETLR; encoded by the coding sequence TTTCGAGATGGAACGCATGCAGTCGACGTGGGAAAATCTCGTCGACTACGACATGAGCGAGAGCGGGGTCCGGCCGATCACGCTGCGCGAACTCGTCGAGATGGGATTCGACCTCGACGCCGCCATGGACACGCCGCTTGGTTACAGCCAGTCGAATGGCACGCTGCCGCTCCGCGAACTCCTGACGGCGATCTACCCGGGCGCAACCGTCGATCACATCGAGGTGACCAACGGGACCTCTGAGGCGAACTACATCGTCGCGCTGAGCCGGCTCGTCGCGGGCGACGAGGTGGCGATGGAGGTGCCCAACTACATGCAGCTCTGGGGTGTGCCGCACAGCCTCCAGGCGACGATCAACACCTTCAGGCTTCGCCCGGACCGGGACTGGGAGCCCGACTGGGACGAGTTCGAACGCGCCGTGAACCCGAGGACGCGGCTGCTCTATCTCTCCAACCCCAACAACCCGTCTGGCGCCGTCCTCTCCGACGAGGCGATGCGGCGCATTGTCCGACGATGCGAGGAGATGAACACGTTGCTCCTGGCCGACGAGGTCTACCTCGGCGCCGAGATCGAGGACGATCGCACCAAGAGCTTCTGGGGCATGAGCGACAAGGTCGTCGTCACGAGCGGCCTGTCGAAGGCCTACGGGATCCCGGGCGTCCGCATCGGCTGGATCATCGGCCCGCCCGCATTCATCGCCACCTGCTGGAGCCAGCACGACTACCTGACGATTGGCCCCAACAAGCTGTCCGACCTCGTGGCGCGGACCGCGGTCTCCGCGGCCAACCGCGAGAAGCTCTACGCGCGGACGAGGGCCCTGCTGAACGCGAACCTTCCGATCATCAGCGAGTGGGCAGCCCGCTTCGGCGGTCTGCTGAGCTTCAACCGGCCCCGGGCGGGTGCGATGGCGCTCGTTCAGTACCACGCGGACGTGCCCAGCCTCGAGCTCTGCGAGCGCATCCGGAAGACGCAGAGCACCCTCATCGTGCCGGGGAGCCATGTCGGCCTCGAAGGGTACCTGCGCCTGTGGTACGGCGGACGCCAGGAGTACATCACCGAAGGCTTCAGACGCGTCGGGTTGGTGCTCGAGACGTTGCGGTAG
- a CDS encoding response regulator, producing MSRLRRDDGLSDNATVTILEDREGNPWVGTLAGGLNCLTDGPFVTVGRPEGLPDELVWAVFEDHARDIWVGTGGRGLSRLSNGRVTTFTVRDGLPDVVLMDIQMPEMNGLEATTLIRAREGAAGPRTPIIALTAHAMAGDREKWLAVGLDDYLSKPIQQNALAEAIGRVTGLAPAAPSPPGA from the coding sequence GTGTCCCGATTGCGGCGCGACGACGGGCTCTCGGACAACGCGACGGTGACGATCCTGGAAGACCGCGAAGGCAATCCCTGGGTCGGCACGCTGGCCGGCGGGCTCAATTGTCTGACCGACGGTCCGTTCGTGACGGTCGGGCGCCCGGAAGGACTCCCTGACGAACTCGTCTGGGCGGTCTTCGAAGACCACGCACGCGACATCTGGGTCGGCACCGGAGGGCGCGGGTTGAGCCGGCTGTCCAACGGTCGCGTCACGACGTTCACGGTGCGCGACGGGCTGCCCGACGTCGTGCTGATGGACATCCAGATGCCGGAAATGAACGGGCTCGAGGCCACGACGTTGATACGGGCCAGAGAGGGGGCCGCCGGACCCCGTACGCCGATCATCGCGCTCACCGCGCACGCGATGGCAGGAGACCGGGAGAAGTGGCTCGCGGTGGGGCTGGACGACTACCTCTCGAAGCCGATCCAGCAAAACGCGTTGGCCGAAGCCATCGGGCGGGTGACAGGTCTCGCCCCGGCGGCGCCGTCACCGCCCGGGGCGTGA
- a CDS encoding chalcone isomerase family protein — protein sequence MKRWLAAAAFILAAITAVTATEIGGVNLPDRAQVGGSDLVLNGGGIRVKFGLAKVYVAALYVAQKTGDAGAVISAATPRRVHLAMLRDVAADTLQESLIEALKENTSAAEFQGFQPRIKQMSAIFSAAKEAKRGDAILLDLLPGKGTQITVRGQAKDIIAGDDFANALLKIWLGPKPVSPDLKKGLLGGK from the coding sequence ATGAAGAGATGGCTGGCAGCGGCGGCATTCATCCTGGCGGCAATCACCGCCGTGACCGCGACGGAGATCGGCGGCGTGAATCTGCCCGATCGCGCGCAGGTCGGCGGATCGGACCTGGTGCTCAACGGCGGAGGCATCCGCGTGAAGTTCGGCCTCGCCAAGGTCTACGTGGCGGCGCTCTACGTCGCGCAAAAGACCGGCGATGCCGGCGCGGTCATTTCGGCCGCGACGCCCCGTCGCGTGCACCTCGCCATGCTGCGCGACGTCGCCGCCGACACGCTGCAGGAGTCGTTGATCGAGGCGCTGAAGGAGAACACGAGCGCCGCGGAGTTCCAGGGGTTCCAGCCGCGCATCAAGCAGATGAGCGCGATCTTCTCGGCGGCCAAGGAGGCGAAGAGGGGCGACGCGATCCTGCTCGACCTCCTGCCGGGGAAGGGCACCCAGATCACCGTCCGCGGGCAGGCCAAGGACATCATCGCCGGTGACGACTTCGCCAATGCGCTGCTGAAGATCTGGCTCGGCCCCAAGCCGGTGTCACCGGACCTGAAGAAGGGGCTGCTCGGCGGGAAGTAG
- a CDS encoding M28 family peptidase translates to MLHRRRLSLSTGLLLTVAALAASPDLGASGQKAATAERIDAASVRAAQGIDAFLPPTAGSIGRALGSRFDPKRAMDLVTFMDQYWRLAGNPGYDASMGRIRAGLVDAGYRDGRTPADGSSALWVEEYPNGGNGWELVRAEMTIVDPARGTAIEPVFDPVVDYIALCMNSFSTPAGGITAPLVYVGVGADEASYASVDVKGAVVLGDGSSRVLWEQAVRQRGAIGILTAAPPARYTRPDQTPEVFQWGAVPYDEKLHAFAFKASRKVADRLKARLKEGPVTVKTVVETKFRPASPGRLLVAEIPGRVKPDEHVVMVAHVQEPGANDNASGCGTLLELARALQSAIAAKAIPPPARTLTFVWGDEMRASREWLRADPARGAATRFMFSLDMTGEDTSKTSGTFLIEKEPDPSAVWARPSDPHSEWWPGDLQKAERLKGSLLNDVFLAVCLRRARETGWVVQTIPYEGGSDHTIFLNAGAPAVLATHFTDRYYHTNLDRADKTSPAVMAHVGITVGTTAMVLASASQEDALAIADLVGAAATRRLELEARQSAAIVAQAPDRAAAEAIERAVMDGWKAWYSRALESVLTLPATPAGESLRRRVQAARDRLGPGGTDGISR, encoded by the coding sequence ATGTTGCACCGCAGGCGCCTGTCGCTCTCCACGGGTCTTCTTCTCACTGTTGCGGCGCTCGCCGCGTCACCGGACCTCGGGGCATCCGGCCAGAAGGCCGCCACCGCGGAGCGGATTGACGCGGCATCCGTCCGTGCCGCGCAGGGAATCGACGCGTTTCTGCCGCCCACCGCGGGTTCGATCGGCCGCGCCCTCGGCAGCCGTTTCGATCCGAAGCGTGCCATGGACCTCGTGACGTTCATGGATCAGTACTGGCGGCTCGCCGGAAATCCCGGCTACGACGCCTCGATGGGACGCATCAGGGCCGGTCTCGTGGACGCCGGCTACCGGGATGGTCGAACGCCCGCCGACGGGTCGAGCGCGCTCTGGGTCGAGGAGTACCCGAACGGCGGGAACGGCTGGGAGCTCGTGCGCGCGGAGATGACCATCGTCGATCCCGCGCGCGGGACGGCCATCGAACCGGTGTTCGATCCGGTGGTGGACTACATCGCGCTCTGCATGAACTCGTTCTCGACGCCGGCCGGAGGAATCACGGCTCCGCTGGTCTACGTCGGGGTGGGCGCGGACGAGGCGAGCTACGCGTCGGTGGACGTCAAGGGCGCCGTCGTGCTCGGCGACGGCAGCTCGCGGGTCCTCTGGGAGCAGGCGGTGCGTCAGCGCGGCGCAATCGGCATCCTCACCGCAGCCCCGCCGGCGAGGTACACACGGCCGGACCAGACGCCTGAGGTATTTCAGTGGGGCGCCGTTCCCTACGACGAGAAGCTGCACGCCTTCGCGTTCAAGGCGAGCCGGAAGGTGGCCGACAGGCTGAAAGCCCGGTTGAAGGAAGGGCCGGTCACCGTGAAGACCGTCGTCGAAACGAAGTTCCGGCCCGCGTCGCCGGGGCGGCTGCTCGTGGCGGAGATTCCCGGGCGGGTGAAGCCGGACGAGCACGTCGTCATGGTTGCTCACGTGCAGGAGCCCGGCGCGAACGACAACGCGAGCGGCTGCGGGACATTGCTCGAACTGGCCCGCGCGCTGCAGTCGGCGATTGCGGCCAAGGCGATCCCTCCTCCAGCCCGAACGCTCACGTTCGTCTGGGGCGACGAAATGCGGGCCAGCCGCGAGTGGCTCCGGGCCGATCCGGCACGCGGGGCGGCGACGCGCTTCATGTTCTCGCTCGACATGACCGGCGAGGATACGTCGAAGACCAGCGGCACGTTTCTCATCGAGAAGGAGCCGGATCCCTCCGCCGTCTGGGCGCGACCGTCCGATCCGCACAGCGAGTGGTGGCCCGGCGATCTCCAGAAGGCCGAGCGGTTGAAGGGCAGCCTGCTGAACGACGTATTCCTGGCCGTCTGCCTGCGCCGCGCCCGCGAGACCGGGTGGGTCGTCCAGACGATCCCGTACGAAGGCGGGAGCGATCACACCATCTTCCTGAATGCGGGTGCTCCCGCGGTGCTGGCCACGCACTTCACCGACCGCTACTACCACACGAACCTCGATCGTGCGGACAAGACGAGTCCGGCGGTGATGGCGCACGTCGGCATCACCGTGGGGACAACGGCGATGGTCCTCGCGTCCGCAAGTCAGGAAGATGCGTTGGCCATCGCTGACCTCGTCGGAGCGGCGGCCACGCGTCGCCTGGAGCTCGAGGCCAGACAGTCCGCGGCCATCGTCGCCCAGGCACCGGATCGTGCGGCCGCGGAGGCCATCGAGCGCGCGGTCATGGACGGGTGGAAGGCCTGGTACTCGCGTGCGCTCGAGAGCGTGCTCACGCTGCCAGCGACGCCGGCCGGTGAGTCGCTGCGTCGGCGCGTGCAGGCCGCCAGGGACAGGCTGGGACCTGGAGGAACGGACGGAATCAGTCGATGA
- a CDS encoding FkbM family methyltransferase, with protein MDRRSFISGAVVGAVGAGLAGSGTVLAARQWASGSLPSVADPQPASKARQSFAQMGEDIVLFHLLRDWMKVPSPLYLDIGAADPVESSNTYLLYCTGGRGVLVEPNPDYVVKLRRVRPEDIVVQAGIGITDANAADYYVMRGQPTLNTFSPAQVEMYRRSGHPDIVEKVVKMPLIAVNHVIAQCLGKAPDLLSIDVEGLDLDILRTLDFVAFKPGAVIAETIMMGGGAADNTEIGVFLKSKGYVVRGGSLYNTIFADPSRYR; from the coding sequence ATGGACCGTCGGAGCTTCATCTCGGGCGCGGTGGTTGGGGCGGTCGGCGCGGGGCTCGCGGGGTCCGGAACCGTGCTTGCCGCCCGTCAGTGGGCGTCAGGCAGCCTGCCGTCGGTCGCGGACCCCCAGCCCGCGTCGAAGGCCCGACAGTCGTTCGCGCAGATGGGTGAGGACATCGTCCTGTTCCACTTGCTGCGCGACTGGATGAAGGTCCCGTCCCCACTCTATCTCGACATCGGAGCGGCGGATCCGGTGGAGTCGAGCAATACCTACCTGTTGTACTGCACCGGCGGCCGTGGCGTGCTCGTCGAGCCGAATCCCGACTACGTCGTGAAACTGCGACGCGTGCGGCCCGAGGACATCGTCGTCCAGGCTGGCATCGGCATCACCGATGCGAACGCAGCGGATTACTACGTCATGCGCGGCCAGCCAACGCTCAATACCTTCTCACCGGCACAGGTCGAGATGTACCGAAGAAGCGGGCATCCCGACATCGTCGAGAAGGTGGTCAAGATGCCGCTCATCGCGGTGAACCACGTGATCGCCCAATGTCTCGGCAAGGCGCCGGATCTCCTGTCGATCGACGTCGAAGGGCTGGATCTCGACATCCTCCGCACGCTGGACTTCGTGGCGTTCAAGCCGGGCGCGGTCATCGCGGAGACGATCATGATGGGCGGCGGCGCCGCCGACAACACCGAGATCGGTGTCTTTCTCAAGTCGAAGGGGTACGTCGTGCGCGGCGGATCGCTCTACAACACCATCTTCGCAGATCCCTCGCGGTACCGTTGA
- a CDS encoding GWxTD domain-containing protein gives MIIRGHAIRRALIVCACLVAAPILPTAAQSAADAEREWRRWVEDVRPFMTRGEEKAVKKLPTPARPAFLGEFWRRRGPAGGGPDVFRPEFEQRLLRADKRFRVEGGATWNDCGRTYMLLGKPDFVKNVVSESHFATDDRLAAFREEPDRLAEMWTYKNPPKLPASPEGYVFRFTQTCDAVGGATVQRLLQQVAESYLNPAAR, from the coding sequence ATGATCATCCGAGGACATGCCATACGCCGAGCGCTGATCGTCTGCGCCTGCCTGGTGGCCGCTCCGATCCTGCCCACGGCGGCGCAATCGGCGGCGGACGCCGAGCGAGAGTGGAGGCGCTGGGTCGAGGACGTGCGACCGTTCATGACAAGAGGAGAAGAGAAGGCCGTCAAGAAACTGCCGACCCCCGCCCGCCCGGCATTTCTTGGAGAATTCTGGCGTCGCCGGGGTCCGGCCGGCGGCGGCCCCGACGTGTTCCGCCCCGAGTTCGAACAGCGGCTCTTGCGTGCCGACAAGCGATTCCGCGTCGAGGGCGGGGCCACCTGGAACGACTGCGGCCGGACGTACATGCTCCTTGGCAAGCCGGACTTCGTGAAAAACGTCGTCAGTGAGAGTCACTTCGCGACCGACGATCGCCTCGCGGCCTTCCGGGAGGAGCCCGATCGGCTGGCGGAGATGTGGACCTACAAGAATCCTCCGAAGCTTCCGGCCTCCCCGGAGGGATACGTGTTCCGATTCACGCAGACATGTGACGCCGTGGGCGGCGCCACGGTCCAGCGGTTGTTGCAGCAGGTGGCGGAGTCGTACCTGAATCCCGCTGCGAGATGA
- a CDS encoding cytochrome c3 family protein: MKRAVVGIVVAISVAFLTGGIAQAQEKAPGTVILKGNKTMGGVKFDHAAHAKKVGDKCETCHHPSKPEKAMKAKHEACQGCHASTIAAPMKTNAKAAFHDAMAKKGTCIDCHAKEVAAGKKAPAKCIDCHKKENV, encoded by the coding sequence ATGAAGCGAGCGGTCGTAGGGATCGTAGTTGCGATTTCGGTGGCATTTTTGACGGGCGGTATCGCCCAGGCTCAGGAGAAGGCGCCCGGAACGGTCATCCTGAAGGGCAACAAGACGATGGGTGGCGTGAAGTTCGACCACGCCGCGCATGCCAAGAAGGTCGGCGACAAGTGCGAGACGTGCCATCACCCGTCGAAGCCCGAGAAGGCAATGAAGGCCAAGCATGAGGCCTGCCAGGGCTGCCACGCCAGCACGATCGCCGCGCCGATGAAGACCAATGCCAAGGCGGCCTTCCACGACGCGATGGCCAAGAAGGGCACTTGCATCGACTGCCATGCGAAGGAAGTGGCGGCCGGCAAGAAGGCCCCGGCCAAGTGCATCGACTGCCACAAGAAGGAAAACGTCTAG
- a CDS encoding class I fructose-bisphosphate aldolase has product MNREIVDLLGDKAPYLLEHTCKTVPKELLHLPGPDFVDRIWTVSNRNNRVLGNLQRLVSTGRLAGTGYFSILPVDQGIEHSGGASFAKNPVYFDSENIVKLAVEGGCNAVASTFGVLGSVARKYAHKIPFIVKINHNELLTYPNKFDQIMFGEVEQVAEMGAAAVGATIYFGSEESGRQIVEVAQAFALAHEMGLATVLWCYLRNPQFKKDKDYHVSADLTGQANHLGVTIQADIIKQKLPENNGGYKALNTGSSSYGKLDERIYTQLTTDHPIDLTRYQVVNCYMGRAGLINSGGASGKNDFGDAAATAVINKRAGGMGLISGRKAFQRPMAEGVKLLNLIQDVYLDESIAVA; this is encoded by the coding sequence ATGAACAGAGAGATCGTCGATCTGCTGGGCGACAAGGCCCCGTACCTGCTGGAACACACCTGCAAGACGGTGCCGAAGGAACTGCTGCACCTGCCCGGACCCGATTTCGTCGACCGCATCTGGACGGTGTCGAATCGGAACAACCGGGTGCTCGGCAACCTGCAGCGCCTGGTCTCGACCGGTCGGCTGGCTGGCACCGGGTATTTCTCGATTCTGCCCGTCGACCAGGGCATCGAGCACTCGGGTGGTGCGAGTTTCGCGAAGAACCCCGTGTACTTCGACTCCGAGAACATCGTGAAGCTGGCCGTCGAGGGCGGCTGCAACGCGGTGGCCTCGACTTTCGGCGTCCTCGGCAGCGTGGCCCGCAAGTACGCCCACAAGATCCCCTTCATCGTGAAGATCAACCACAACGAACTCCTCACCTATCCGAACAAGTTCGACCAGATCATGTTCGGCGAGGTCGAGCAGGTCGCCGAGATGGGCGCGGCCGCGGTGGGTGCGACGATCTACTTCGGCTCGGAGGAGAGCGGCCGGCAGATTGTCGAGGTGGCGCAGGCGTTCGCGCTGGCGCACGAGATGGGGCTGGCGACGGTGCTCTGGTGCTACCTGCGCAATCCTCAGTTCAAGAAGGACAAGGACTACCACGTCAGCGCCGACCTGACCGGCCAGGCGAACCACCTGGGCGTGACGATCCAGGCCGACATCATCAAGCAGAAGCTCCCCGAGAACAACGGGGGCTACAAGGCCTTGAACACCGGCTCCTCGAGCTACGGCAAGCTGGACGAGCGGATCTACACCCAGCTCACCACCGACCACCCGATTGACCTCACGCGCTACCAGGTCGTGAACTGCTACATGGGTCGCGCGGGGCTGATCAACTCGGGCGGCGCGTCGGGCAAGAACGACTTCGGCGATGCGGCCGCGACCGCGGTCATCAACAAGCGGGCCGGCGGCATGGGCCTGATCTCGGGACGCAAGGCCTTCCAGCGGCCAATGGCGGAAGGGGTCAAGCTCCTCAACCTGATTCAGGATGTGTATCTGGACGAGAGTATCGCGGTCGCCTGA